The stretch of DNA GGCAAACCACCATTCAGGTACGAGTGCCCTACCGTGTGGTGGGTCTGGTGGTAGGGCCCAAGGGCGCCACAATTAAGCGAATTCAGCAACAAACCCATACGTACATAGTCACTCCTAGCCGTGATAAAGAGCCAGTGTTCGAAGTGACTGGCATGCCTGAAAATGTTGATCGGGCCAGGGAAGAGATAGAAGCGCACATTGCAGTTCGTACAGGCAATTACATCGAAATCAATGAAGAAAATGACTTCCATTCCAATGGCACAGATGTGAGTTTTGACAGTGGTGGATTTGAGTCCACATGGGGGAAGATGAACTCCATTCCTGCACGCAATAGACTTCTCTCCAGCTACAGAAATGACAGCTCGAGCTCCCTTGGCAGTGGATCAACTGATTCCTACTTTGGAAGTAACCAGATGACTGACTTCAGCCCAACAAGCCCATTCAGCGCAGGTGGTTTCTGGTTCGGAGAATCATTTGCAACCATGAGCTCTGAAGATCTGGGGTTTGAATCGCCTGCCTTTGACCCCCTTCCAGCCACAGCTCAATCTGTGATCTGGTGTCCATTTGAACAGGCAAATCCTATTGGCTTTGGTAACGAATCAACAACTGGTACAATAGCCCGTGACAGCCAACCCACCACCCCTCGTCTATCACCAACGTTTATAGAAAACATAGAGTTCCCCCTTGCTGGAAGGCCATGCAGTGACCCCTTGAACATGGCGAGTCAAGTCGAGCTTCCAGTATACATCTCTGCCTTCTCCAATGGTACAAGCTACTCCTCTTCCAATGGTAGTACTACTTCTGGTTCACCCACCGACTCATCTGGCTCTGGTATGGCCCGGGGGAAACGCGATTGTGTGGTCTGCTTTGAAAGTGAAGTGATTGCAGCCCTGGTGCCGTGCGGCCACAACCATTTCTGTATGGAGTGTGCCAACCGAATCTGCGACAAAGAAGAGCCAAAGTGTCCAGTGTGCAACACACCTGTTACTCAGGCCATTCGCATCTACTCTTAACTCAATGGACTACTTGGGAGGGTGGTGATTGAGCAGGAAGGGGAAAGCTTATGTTGGTACTTGTCTGAAAACTTCCTACTGCTAAAATGTGACTGTTATGTAGTTGGGTTCTTAGGATTAGGTTACAAGTTTTCTGTAAATTTTAAATAAGTTGGGTAATACCTTTTTTTCTGTAAGGCAAACTCATTTCATGGATCACAGTACAAGATGGGTCAGTTTATTTGAGTATATACGTGCAGGATTTGAGAGCGTACTTGACAGTGTAGAAGTGGCCCTTGAGcttttttaacttttttaaacTACCACTATCATCCCCTTTTTCCAGAGGGATGCATGTTCTGAATATAGGCCCTCAGTTTAATTACCAGTCTCTGCCAAGTtagctgatctccagcagtccagTAGTAAGGATGCTAACAAAAGCAAAATCGATCATTTTTCCTGTTCCCCTTTCTGACTTATCCAATTATTACTAGGAAGTGTGTAACTTTTTGGGTGAGGAAGCAATTGAATGAAGTTGCGATACCTCTGACAAGTAATCTAGTAGCCTATTGACTTTCTCTTTtattccctctgcctccctccctttttcccaCTGACCCAACACCGAACCCAATTTGGTTTAAACATAAGTGTCCACATTTGGGTGAGCTACCAGAGGGCTGCTGGCACCTGTGGAACTCTATCCTAGGGCTTTAAGTAGAGCTGTGAAAGTgggcaaaaaaaaagacaaaactggGGCAAAGAAGAAAGGATTGAAGTAGTGTAATGAATGTGAAGTATTGAGTAAAATTTAGTTGTACACTAGAGGAGATTTGTAATTGAAAAAAAGAACTGAATTCATTAGTGAGTTATGAAAggttcgccctctctctcttgtctccctctctcctccccccccacccccagttattttatttaataacatttttttaaatgttgaataAATTGTTCTTGTGATGGGAAATGTGACTATCACACAATTTGTGAACCAAATTGAActaggcagtttacagccttGTGTTGTATTGtctcctgtgtctaacacatgcCATTTGTCTTGAACTAAAAGTACCCCAATTGCAGGATGCACAAATAAGTTTTTGCAGTGAGGTATAATCAAGTACCGTATAAAAATAGAGGGGAGAGGAACACTTAGTATTCCCATATTTAttgagaggagggagagaaatgaGGAAAATTAATCTCATTCTCTCCTTTTTGGGGTCTTAATGTTCAGCCAAGTCGGTAAGTAATTTGTACCCAGGCTGCTGCATGGTTTGTCAGTGCTCCCAGAGTGAgactccctctggattcttggcTCATTTCCTTGGGGGGAAATACTGGTTAATGGAACAACGGAGTGATTTTCAGCACGTGGTGCATTGTGGATTGTGACTAATTATTATCCCTCAAGGTAGCTGCAGAGCCCTGCTGCTGAAGATTTCAAAACTTGCAGCAACCTGAGTCATTTGTCCAGGAATGATTAAGCTTCAGCCTCAAACTGTACTTTCTCTTTGAACCCTTGGATGAATACCCAGTGCAGCTTCCTTTCTCATCCCATACATATTTCTTTCTGTTCTCATCCATGTACCTAGGCTGACGAATACTCAGCAATAATGACCTCTTTTCACTGCTGTATTGAAAATTGACCAGAAGCATTTATTGTTGGTAACCCTCTCTTTGAGGGGAAGCTTAGTCTTTCTTACTGCTGAACCATCCAATGTGGTAACTGGTCAGATGAAGGGAATCCAAACTAGAATGTTATTAACCAATATGGCACCACCACACATCCATCTTGTAGCATAGTTCACAGTTCTGTCATTCTTGCATTATTAAGGAAACTGAGAAAAGTATTTTTGGGATTTGTAATGCTTTGCAGATCTCATTTAAGGTTCATGCTTTTCAAAAGCCCATCTCTATTCATTGCTGAGATTTAATCACATTTACTTGAGCTTCAACTGTGGCACTGAAGGTAATTGATCTGTCTGAGGCAACTGGAGTGCTGATCTTCCTGAACCTACAGGTCTTTGAGGGTAGTTTAGGAAGTAGGTGAAACCATTGGTTAAAACACTTATGGTCAGGTGTTAAATTTAGTTGATGCGGAACTACTGCTTAGTTTGGCAGTAGTAGTTGGAGTGTTTTTTTTCTGTTGCATAGGAACTCTACTGATGAGTTAGCTGCTGTGAGGGAAAAACAGTTGGTTAATTGGACCACTTGTATTTTAATTGCAATTTGGCTGTACTGGTTTTATTGTGTAATCTGTGGAAAACAGTAAACTGCTGAAATTCAATTGATTTAGAGACACCTGTGCTCGTTATGGTCCCATAAAGATGCTGGATTTGGGGTGAGTGGTTGTCGTAGGACCAATGTTAAGAATTTCAACCACGCATCctcatgtttttaaaaatttgtataCAGTATTGAAATCATATGCTTTTAAGTTACAATTCTTTCTGTAGATTGGTTGATAAACGAAATGCACAGGTCTCATCTAAAACAAGCTAATGTAACGtaaaactttgtttttctctagGTATGTGTAGACTGTGTCAGATGGTTGACTAGGGATTGCTGTCCTATTTGCTTTATGGGTGAAATGGGCAAAGCTGATTTGCACCTATATAGTTTGTAATCAACCTTGTTCTTTGACAGCTGGTTGTTGTATGGGCATCTGTCTGGTAGTCTTAGCTGCTGAAGTCTTATTTCTGATTCATAGATTTCTCAGCAGCAAAACATTCACTTGTCACCTCTTTCGTTTGCTTAAAAATAGGTTTTGCATGTGGTGTTATGGAATAATGATAAATGAGAATTTAACATTGGTAAAATGCAGAATACTTCATGTGTTATTCTAAATATGTCCTTGGAAGATTCAAAAATACCATCAAACGTCCATACCGCTACAAAACCAACAAGTTTGTTATCAGATTTTACCCAGTTCAGGAAGGGAATGTCTTCTGTCTAGTGCTGGGAGGGTGTAGTTTGGAGATTCATTGTGGCTTTAAAGCAGCAAGACATCAGGCAAGTTGTTTATACTATGGGACAGCCCAGGAGAGTATGCTTTCTAAACTCTGGTAGGAGCATCTTGCAACAGACATAGTACTGTCAATGAAGTGgtgtgttcatttttttttaaaaaggtttttccaTCCTTAacctttttaattaaaaaaaagtttttccagcTGCACAGCTACAATATAGGCTCCTTAAGATTCTATAATCTCTTGCATAAATGTTGCTCCTTGTTAAGGAGTGATGTGATGACTTTTAGATCAAATTATGCATGCTTCCTTTCTCTTtcccccccgcctcccctccccaaccttgTGTATTCCCAACGCAAGTGTCTTGTAAAATTTTCCCTGTAATGAGTTGTCTTTACACAAGTCTCCTAAAATCTGATCATCACTAGGCATATTTTATTTGTTAGGTTTGTAGCCTTTGAATTTCTTTTCTTTTCTTTCCACAAAATAAAAAAGAACTTAGTTTCCAAACTCAGTGAAGTTCCATGATTATAGACCTTTACCTCAGCTCTTAGTCACCCAGAGATATCTGCTCCACACGATTAAGTGGTGACAGATCTGTTTCATTAGACATTTTGTTGAAGGGGCTGGTCTGTTAAACTGTGAAATGTAGGTTAGCACTTTACACTCACTCCCCTACCATTTTCCTTGGTTTATTTTGCATTCCTGTTTCTGAAACAGATGTGAGGCTGTACCATTGTTCTCCAAATCCAAAATCTCATTTTAATTGTGTTATCGAGGTGATCATTCCATGATTGTCATAAAAGTAAATTAGAAATGAAAAGTGACAGCAAGCTTATCAGTATATCTACTGTAAATCCTTGGTTATTTTTAGCCGACAAAATTAAATTTCAAATAAGTGGACTAGCGGCTTACAGTTTCTGGTATTAAATAGATTGAAAATAACTTGGAAATATTAACCTTATGGAGAATAATGTGTCAAGTCCCAATTGGAGGCTTACAGTTTTGTCCCAGGACTACTTATTGACTGCATAATTTTGATGAACTTCTGTTCTTCAACCAGGCTAGTAATTTAAATGCAATATGGAAGTAATGTGTACCATTGCACTTTGAGTAGAGGGTGGGGTAAGTTTGCAATGCAGGTCCCACCTACTACCTGGAGCAAGATGTATAACAGAAGAAAATTAGGGGCAGGGAAAACAAATCACTTATAAATTGATTTGACTTGAATAAATGATCCTTGTGTGCTTAATAATGTAGATGAAACAAAACCATGAGGCGATCTAGTGTCTTGACAATTTGACGTACAGAGCAGGAAGGTCCATGTTTCTGCTGAGTTAACTGATTTCTGCAGGAGTGGCATTTGAAACACTAGATTGGCATTCCCCAGTCAGTAAGATGGAAATTTGACAGAGCTGTTGGCACCTGATTGCAGTTGCATAACCCCAAATTTCCTGAAATTGAACACCCTGCTAACACTCACAGTTGAGGCTTGCGCACAATTGATGGCTATTTGGATGAGATGTCAGGAAGTAATCAGCATGTGAATCCAAACCCTGGCAAATAGCCAATACCTTCAGATAATGGAAAGCGAGAAAATTGGCAGTGGGggaattgtttaaaaagggaagaGGGTCCAGTAGATTTAATTTTTCCTACTGCCGTACAACAGCATTATTTCAGTACAAAAATGGTTTTTGTTCTCCACTCAACAAGGGCAAGTTTAACTtctgtacttgtaaatataaatatATTCATCTAGTAGATatacaattttatttttatttccactTGAAAAGTTACATTTCGTATTCAAAGTTTacaaaaataaaggtttttatTTTGAGATTTTTTCAGTATGAGAATTGCCTTGATGGCATCTATGATGTAATGCGTAACTTCACTGCTAATTTTTGCTTGTAGACTAGTTGATGTCAGTATTAAGATTAACACTAGTTGCCATCTTGGAATAGATAATGAACGAATGTTCACTGAGCATGTATTTTGTATCTATAAACCTTTAAATTGCATTGTACACTATGATTGACAAGCCAAGGAATAACGTGTACTATTTCTATTAAAAACACAAACCGAGAATGGCAAAAACATACCAATAGAATTTAGTATTTGCTAATTTTACTACACCTCGTTTGTTATGTATATGTAGGGAAGTGATAGGGATATAAATTCAATTTATTGAGTAAAGTTTAAAACCATATATTTTATAAAGGGCCTTTAACTTAATGTGGCCAAAGCACTGATATATATTTGCTGTAAAGAGAATTATAAGAGTTTTATTTTTCTGATATTAAAAGTTACTTAATAAAGACGGTTTCCATTAAAATTGACTTGTCTGATTTCTTTTGTGTATAGTTTTGACCTGGTGGCTTTCTCTTGAACTCCTGCAGGATGACTGATTCAATGCAATTGGTATCGGGTTGCAAGCAGAAGTTTGGACTGCATCTTAAAACCTGAGAACATGAACGCCTGTGGATGCAGTGGGAAGGGAGCATGCATCCTATATGTATTGTTCACCAGCCCACCCCCATATTGCTGCTATTTTCTACATGCTGATTTTCATCCAGCCAAGTTTTATACCCATCTTCTTTTGCCCTTTGTGGCACTGTATACTAAGTGGGCATAACTAACATTCACAACAGATAAAAACTTGGGAGAAGGTGGCAACATGTGCTTTTACATGTAAATTGTAGTTTGGAGCTACGGATAATAGAGGCTCCAACATCCATCACATGTCTGGCCAAgaatctctcccattcttaccacctgccattggtgtgtggtagaaggatttgcaggttgatattcGACCTGCTTGGCCACATTACGAATGCACTTTCCTCGGtcatcaaatcctggagtgggactcgaacacggagcttctggctcagaggcaagatgccacccattgcaccacaagacctaCATTTGGGGAGTAGGACTAGTACATAAGTGTGGATGGGGATCTTGAAACTGATTCTCTGTTTTGTCAAACACACATTTTCTATTTAATCTGCCTGGCAGGAAACTGACTAAATCAGCCACTTGTTTTTGCACCTTACCCAATTTTATTTTCCATTAACATGAAATGTACAAGAAGTAGTTGACCAATCCCATCAATTTTCCGTTGTGTGGCTAGGTTAAAGTTGGTCCCTAGGATAGGACAGTTGTCATTTATGTATAGgacacactgcagaaactcccACCTATTGATTACCCATTGTACAAACTGGGATTAACTTTGAAGAAGactttccaaagaagagtcatattggacgcAATGCTAAccctttccacagatgttgccagactggctgaggttttccagcactttgtttgtAGTTAACTTTCTTAAAGCTTGCTATTACAAATTGGTAATCTGTCACAAATATCATGGGTTCATTAGTGTTGGTCATGCCCTTAAGTGATCTGGTtgccttttttaaaacaaaaaagttGACTCCCATCTTGTATCCATGAACACTGGTGATATCCAGTAACGCAATTCAGTAAGTACCCTTGCAACCACAGTCCAAATTATTATTCTTTAAATGCATGTTGTAATTTTGCTCTGTTTAAAGGTAGACTGAATTAATACTGCAATATGACTGGGACCAGATTCATATTACCTACTTTTTGTAATATGTAATGTGGCCAATGTAGTTGTCTGAACCAGTTTCAACCACTAAAGTGTTGGAGAGAAATCTTCAATAATTTTCCATGCAGGGTTTTCTTGAGCTGGAGGGTCAAGAATTGGCAGCAATTTTTAATATGGTTTCCTAATTTCATTGATACAAGATGCAACTTTATCTCAGGTGCACAGTTTGGAAGTGAAAGTAATCAAGTTGTTTGGAAAGAATTGAGGGTATTAATTCTTAACTAGCTACTTGTGCTCTCTTGAAAATCATTGTAATCCTGCATCCTTTGTCTTCCCTTTTCCTAAATTATTGCACAGAGCAGACCTATTTCTTTACTGGTGATCCATTAACTCTGCTGCTGTCCTTGAAATGTACACCAAATTACAGAATCTACATTACAGAATCTCAAACATGAGCAATAACTCCCTTTTAGCAGTAACCAAGCCTGTAATTCTCTGTTGAGTAAGCTGACAGTTATTAGAGGCTTTTAGTTGATCAGTGTTCCAATGCAATAATCTGttccatggggtggaattttatggcccctcccactggCAGGATTTTTAGCGCCTGCTGAAGTCATAGACTTTTGAATAGCTTGTTACATTTTGTGGCCCCACCCCCT from Carcharodon carcharias isolate sCarCar2 chromosome 1, sCarCar2.pri, whole genome shotgun sequence encodes:
- the LOC121279759 gene encoding RNA-binding E3 ubiquitin-protein ligase MEX3C, producing the protein MPSSTVFTDMEREDGESGPLHIAMEQLTVFGLEEPPPPHPPPPVPLAQHRRGLEGEAPSPPSPPAAGGEPLPVSGPPLLLQGPVSGSQPGAAPSPCPCPAAGGGGGLPLVSSVLALFEAEQMQLQQQQQPRKKSVNMTECVPVPSSEHVAEIVGRQGCKIKALRAKTNTYIKTPVRGEEPIFVVTGRKEDVAMAKREIISAAEHFSMIRASRNKNGAVPGAAPGIAGLSVPGTPNLPGQTTIQVRVPYRVVGLVVGPKGATIKRIQQQTHTYIVTPSRDKEPVFEVTGMPENVDRAREEIEAHIAVRTGNYIEINEENDFHSNGTDVSFDSGGFESTWGKMNSIPARNRLLSSYRNDSSSSLGSGSTDSYFGSNQMTDFSPTSPFSAGGFWFGESFATMSSEDLGFESPAFDPLPATAQSVIWCPFEQANPIGFGNESTTGTIARDSQPTTPRLSPTFIENIEFPLAGRPCSDPLNMASQVELPVYISAFSNGTSYSSSNGSTTSGSPTDSSGSGMARGKRDCVVCFESEVIAALVPCGHNHFCMECANRICDKEEPKCPVCNTPVTQAIRIYS